The Prosthecobacter vanneervenii genome has a segment encoding these proteins:
- a CDS encoding ABC transporter ATP-binding protein, producing the protein MPLIQLTNVSKSYTDPGSGAQVPVLRGINLAIEAGESVAIVGPSGCGKSTLLNILGTLDQADTGEVTFDGESLAGLTAQKLAALRSQKIGFIFQMHHLMPQCSALENVLLPTLALKKAPGDALQRAESLLEQVGLKERMNWKPAQLSGGERQRVAFVRALINQPQLILADEPTGALDETNAAALTDLLLTLQKSSGVTLVMVTHHRAQADRMGRVLTIHEGVLQ; encoded by the coding sequence ATGCCACTCATCCAGCTGACCAACGTTTCCAAATCCTACACTGATCCTGGCAGCGGAGCGCAGGTGCCGGTGCTGCGCGGGATTAATCTCGCCATCGAAGCCGGTGAGTCCGTGGCCATCGTCGGGCCTTCAGGGTGTGGTAAAAGCACCCTGCTGAACATCCTCGGCACGCTGGACCAGGCAGACACAGGCGAAGTCACATTTGATGGAGAGTCTCTGGCCGGACTGACGGCGCAGAAGCTCGCTGCCCTGCGCAGCCAGAAAATCGGCTTCATCTTTCAGATGCATCACCTCATGCCGCAGTGCTCCGCACTGGAGAATGTGCTGCTGCCAACACTGGCGCTGAAAAAGGCTCCGGGAGACGCACTGCAACGCGCGGAGTCCTTGCTGGAGCAGGTGGGACTAAAGGAGCGCATGAACTGGAAGCCAGCCCAACTCTCCGGCGGAGAGCGCCAGCGTGTGGCTTTTGTGCGTGCGCTGATCAACCAGCCGCAGCTGATACTGGCCGACGAACCAACTGGCGCGCTGGATGAAACCAACGCTGCCGCTTTAACAGACCTGCTGCTAACCCTGCAGAAAAGCAGCGGTGTCACGCTGGTGATGGTGACCCATCACCGGGCGCAGGCGGATCGCATGGGACGTGTGCTCACCATCCACGAAGGCGTGCTGCAATGA